One window of the Leptospira broomii serovar Hurstbridge str. 5399 genome contains the following:
- a CDS encoding cysteine hydrolase family protein: MNRILLTSLFLISFPSFVFADKKPTFDVRKTAVLIMDYQNAIISGGYLKTSEGVLLKADKVLSEARKFGLPVIYIVVGFRSGFPEISPNNLMFNSIKKSGGFGQDPKLLGIHPSVSPKPEDIVITKHRVGAFLGTDLDMILRANEINTIVMFGVATSGVVLSTLRHASDADYKSIVLKDLCADKDPETHQVLMEKVFPRQAEIISSDDFLEALTKSAK, from the coding sequence ATGAATCGAATCTTACTAACTTCCCTGTTTCTCATTTCTTTTCCATCGTTCGTCTTTGCGGATAAAAAACCGACATTTGATGTTCGAAAAACTGCCGTGTTAATTATGGATTATCAAAATGCGATTATCAGCGGTGGATATCTGAAGACTTCAGAAGGGGTCCTACTGAAGGCCGACAAGGTCCTTTCCGAAGCCAGAAAATTCGGGCTCCCGGTTATTTATATCGTTGTCGGCTTTCGTTCCGGATTTCCCGAAATCAGTCCGAATAATCTGATGTTTAACTCCATCAAAAAATCCGGCGGATTTGGGCAGGATCCGAAATTGCTGGGAATTCATCCTTCGGTTTCGCCAAAACCTGAAGATATCGTAATTACGAAACACCGGGTGGGCGCTTTTTTAGGTACAGACTTGGATATGATCTTACGGGCAAACGAAATCAATACTATCGTTATGTTCGGCGTGGCTACTAGCGGAGTCGTTCTCTCCACGTTACGCCATGCTTCGGACGCGGATTATAAGAGTATCGTACTGAAAGACCTCTGTGCGGACAAAGATCCCGAGACTCACCAAGTGCTGATGGAAAAAGTTTTCCCCAGACAAGCCGAAATTATATCGTCTGACGATTTTCTGGAGGCTCTTACTAAATCGGCAAAGTAA
- a CDS encoding SGNH/GDSL hydrolase family protein: protein MIKKILISTLAVFLILLCQVGYVYKQATGVPGNSPVATLEVPKDPGKRIVVCMGDSITHGRVSYDYVNGLASDTDLEKFSFVNAGINSRLAYNLLQKADEVIALKPDFITILIGTNDVKASLSAEESERYIKLWRLSESPSKKLFVNSLRKLIMRLRSETNAKIALVSLPPLGEVLLSKPYLRSTEYSDEIRKIAEAERILYLPLHEEMDAVLRSKGQSNIPEYRMDLPAMYVAIFLHYAMFQDWNSISDMRNLHFLTDNIHLNQRGGDIVQKLIKKFLLE from the coding sequence ATGATTAAGAAAATACTGATTTCGACCCTTGCAGTTTTTCTGATACTCCTCTGTCAGGTAGGTTATGTTTATAAACAGGCAACAGGGGTTCCCGGTAATAGTCCGGTGGCTACCTTAGAAGTCCCTAAAGATCCCGGGAAGCGAATCGTCGTATGCATGGGTGATAGCATTACGCATGGAAGAGTTAGCTACGATTATGTAAACGGACTTGCTTCCGATACGGATCTCGAAAAATTTTCATTCGTTAACGCCGGAATCAATAGTCGTCTTGCGTATAATTTGTTGCAGAAAGCCGACGAAGTTATCGCGCTTAAGCCGGATTTTATTACGATCTTAATCGGCACTAACGACGTAAAGGCTTCGCTTAGTGCAGAGGAATCCGAACGCTACATTAAGCTTTGGCGGTTATCCGAATCGCCTTCTAAGAAACTCTTCGTTAACAGCTTGCGTAAGCTTATTATGAGATTACGAAGCGAGACGAATGCGAAGATAGCTTTGGTCTCTCTTCCTCCGTTGGGAGAAGTTTTGCTGAGTAAACCTTATCTTCGTTCCACGGAATATAGTGATGAAATTCGAAAAATTGCGGAAGCAGAACGAATCCTCTATCTTCCTTTACACGAAGAAATGGATGCAGTTTTAAGAAGTAAGGGGCAAAGTAATATTCCGGAATATAGGATGGATTTGCCAGCGATGTACGTTGCCATTTTTCTGCATTATGCAATGTTTCAGGACTGGAATTCCATTTCGGATATGCGTAATCTGCACTTCTTAACGGATAATATTCACTTAAATCAAAGGGGAGGCGATATCGTCCAAAAGCTCATCAAGAAATTTTTACTCGAATAA
- a CDS encoding response regulator has translation MLREMVEILFEGKGYAVLVTGNGKEAIELYNDRKNDVSLILSDRDIPEISGDRMFYEIQKIDSSVRVILASGYIEFDKKSKLLKDGVKEVIQKPYKAVEILERVRLVLDGQIS, from the coding sequence ATGTTAAGAGAAATGGTCGAGATTCTCTTTGAGGGAAAAGGTTATGCAGTTCTTGTTACTGGAAACGGAAAGGAAGCCATCGAATTGTATAATGATCGGAAGAACGATGTATCCTTGATTCTGTCCGATAGGGATATCCCTGAAATATCCGGAGACCGAATGTTTTACGAGATACAGAAAATCGATTCGTCGGTTCGGGTTATTTTAGCGAGCGGGTATATAGAATTTGATAAGAAGTCGAAATTACTCAAGGATGGCGTAAAGGAAGTAATACAGAAACCGTACAAAGCAGTGGAAATACTCGAAAGAGTAAGACTGGTGTTGGACGGGCAGATCTCTTGA
- a CDS encoding methyl-accepting chemotaxis protein yields MNQRESRKLRWKITIGMEVLTSILAVPLAVLFIIAAGGYDFHKSLALIISSCISLLTSFVVPAIRFFYLGRILGVLEPEQWSKLNSAGKSRTKARILNFPLLNTLFYVIQWSYGITSAWRIMHLSFQPTFFESLPFAFLPAIIYPILGVSHFFLTESILSSVLESDTLSGIQTQPSSVRKVSIFSRIFATIVSISLLPVVIFGYLLFEETKGWIKLGDVTTPLVLTIFFMLITVAVASYLLAVSIRKNSGNMVKAFEEMSKGDLTIELPMLSTDELGNSSKSLNDFVKRLRIIVKSVIREAEKLSGSSKVLEENTKELSRKMQEQAAATEQMSAGVEEIAASVSSTASRADGQAAIAQKATDSLAELDGRIRQVHLALSETKSDADKMKFETAKGEEALLGTKKAMADIEESTSKMGATVNVIHEITDRIGLLSLNAAIEAARAGEAGKGFAVVAQEISKLGEQTQENAKRIRAAIQEALTATKSGRGVIESTQTVFQKIGQTVGITLDRISEVADLSDSQLSASANVRSAFTDLSRSAEEIRNHTQEQSQTSAEFSKTIVSISETTELLNRVVSDIDNLAEKLAHQAASLKGDVEFFKT; encoded by the coding sequence ATGAATCAGAGGGAATCCCGCAAACTACGTTGGAAAATTACGATAGGTATGGAAGTGTTAACTTCCATTTTAGCAGTTCCTCTTGCAGTCTTGTTTATTATTGCGGCGGGCGGCTACGACTTTCATAAATCCCTCGCGTTAATCATCAGTTCCTGTATTTCGCTCCTGACTTCTTTTGTCGTGCCCGCGATTCGATTTTTCTATCTTGGCAGAATTCTCGGAGTCCTTGAGCCTGAACAATGGAGTAAGTTAAACTCGGCTGGTAAGTCCCGGACTAAAGCACGAATCCTCAACTTTCCGCTTTTGAATACGCTTTTTTACGTAATTCAATGGAGTTACGGAATAACCTCTGCTTGGCGGATTATGCATCTCTCCTTTCAGCCGACCTTTTTCGAATCCTTACCGTTTGCCTTCCTTCCGGCTATCATTTATCCTATTCTAGGTGTGTCCCATTTCTTTTTAACCGAATCGATTCTTTCATCGGTCCTTGAATCCGACACGTTGAGCGGCATACAGACACAACCTTCTTCCGTCCGGAAAGTTTCGATTTTCTCCCGGATATTTGCGACTATCGTGTCAATTTCGCTATTGCCAGTCGTGATCTTCGGATATTTACTTTTCGAGGAAACTAAAGGTTGGATTAAGCTAGGGGATGTGACGACTCCTCTTGTTCTTACCATATTTTTTATGCTGATCACGGTTGCGGTTGCCTCCTATTTACTCGCGGTAAGTATTCGGAAGAATTCCGGAAATATGGTAAAAGCATTCGAAGAGATGTCAAAGGGCGACTTAACGATAGAATTGCCCATGCTCTCAACGGACGAACTGGGCAATAGCAGTAAATCATTAAACGACTTTGTAAAGCGACTTCGAATCATCGTTAAGAGCGTAATTCGAGAAGCCGAAAAACTTTCCGGTAGTTCGAAGGTTTTAGAAGAGAATACCAAGGAACTATCGAGAAAGATGCAGGAACAGGCCGCGGCCACCGAGCAAATGAGCGCCGGAGTCGAGGAGATTGCCGCGTCCGTAAGTTCGACAGCGTCTCGTGCGGACGGGCAGGCTGCAATTGCGCAAAAAGCGACGGACTCATTGGCGGAGTTGGACGGTAGGATTCGACAAGTTCACTTGGCGCTTTCGGAAACGAAAAGTGATGCGGATAAAATGAAGTTCGAGACTGCGAAAGGTGAAGAGGCGTTGCTCGGAACGAAAAAGGCCATGGCCGATATAGAAGAGAGTACTTCTAAAATGGGCGCTACGGTAAATGTTATTCACGAGATTACCGATCGGATCGGATTACTCTCTCTAAACGCCGCGATCGAGGCGGCAAGGGCAGGCGAGGCAGGAAAAGGGTTTGCTGTCGTCGCTCAAGAAATCTCTAAATTAGGAGAACAGACCCAAGAAAATGCAAAGAGAATTCGCGCCGCAATTCAAGAAGCTTTAACTGCGACAAAAAGCGGTCGTGGAGTTATTGAATCGACTCAAACTGTCTTTCAAAAGATAGGACAAACCGTCGGAATCACTTTAGATAGAATATCTGAAGTGGCAGATTTATCGGATTCCCAACTTTCGGCAAGCGCTAATGTTAGATCGGCGTTTACCGATTTATCTCGATCTGCGGAAGAAATTAGAAATCACACGCAGGAGCAATCTCAGACATCGGCGGAATTTTCCAAAACCATCGTGTCGATATCCGAAACAACGGAACTGCTAAATAGAGTGGTGAGCGACATAGACAATCTTGCGGAAAAGCTTGCGCATCAAGCCGCAAGCTTGAAAGGTGATGTCGAGTTCTTTAAAACCTGA
- a CDS encoding SRPBCC family protein: MSDISEVRHLSISVNLPKQIVYDFLSEPRNFPEWASGLCKSISPGGEGEWLIEAPEGNLRARFTDRNIHGVLDHYVILESGNEIYIPMRLISNGSGCELILTLFRLADMTPEKFKEDQDWVLKDLHTMRTLLEKKFSERD, encoded by the coding sequence ATGAGTGATATTTCCGAAGTCCGGCATTTAAGTATTTCCGTAAATTTACCCAAACAAATCGTGTATGATTTCTTATCCGAGCCCCGTAATTTCCCGGAATGGGCATCGGGCCTATGCAAGTCTATTTCTCCGGGAGGTGAGGGAGAATGGCTGATCGAAGCACCCGAGGGGAATTTGCGGGCTCGATTTACGGATAGAAATATTCACGGTGTACTCGATCATTATGTGATTCTTGAATCGGGAAATGAAATATATATTCCGATGCGTTTGATTTCGAACGGATCCGGGTGCGAGCTTATTTTAACTTTGTTTCGTCTCGCAGATATGACACCGGAAAAATTTAAAGAGGATCAGGACTGGGTTTTGAAAGATCTTCATACCATGAGGACCTTATTGGAGAAAAAATTTTCCGAGAGAGATTGA